A single genomic interval of Coccidioides posadasii str. Silveira chromosome 1, complete sequence harbors:
- a CDS encoding uncharacterized protein (antiSMASH:Cluster_1.1~EggNog:ENOG410PFMX~COG:I~TransMembrane:6 (o217-235i242-261o273-295i355-376o388-406i418-437o)) — protein sequence MASAVSCKNRVWSRREIEGLIADGRKIIIFGDQVLKADAWIPYHPGGNKSILHMVGRDATDEITALHSDEAQAHMQKYVIGRVHGRWENFLPPIQGGTFRTLVSKHVDDEALYAEDDASSSGESTPPSPVFDTEETGKEVYPRRAGNDTPISRASSISSSEPELGPLRSAEASTAHAISSDLSKYPRLDKRSQDEVVSKYRQLDEKLRSEGLYQCPYGSYAVEFVRYSILFVLFLTFLHYSYYTLSAVFLGLLWHLLAFTVHDAGHLSITHGFHTDSCIGIFVADFLGGLSVGWWKRNHNVHHIATNSPEHDPDIQHVPFFAISPRFFSSLRSSYYDRDMKFDAIARFFVKHQHYLYYPILLMGRFNLYRLAWSYLLDPAQAPRKGSAWWHRYLEMTGQVFFWYWFGYRTLYLSIPTWSSRIAFLLISHMVTAPLHVQLTLSHFAMSSADVGIHESFAQKMVRTTMDVDCPPWLDFVHGGLQFQVVHHLFPRLPRHNLRRAQKYVKEFCDDVGIPYVIFGFTQGNKEVISRLGEVARQLRVLDECRKVAAKNLIEGRHGH from the coding sequence ATGGCGTCGGCTGTGTCATGCAAAAATCGTGTGTGGTCTCGGAGAGAAATCGAGGGATTGATAGCAGATGGGAGAAAGATAATCATATTTGGCGATCAGGTACTGAAGGCCGACGCGTGGATACCATATCACCCAGGCGGGAATAAATCAATATTGCACATGGTCGGCCGGGATGCGACGGACGAAATAACAGCATTGCACTCAGATGAAGCACAGGCACATATGCAGAAGTATGTGATAGGAAGAGTACACGGAAGATGGGAAAATTTCTTGCCTCCGATACAGGGAGGAACATTCAGAACGCTGGTATCGAAGCACGTCGACGACGAAGCGCTATATGCTGAAGATGATGCCAGCTCATCTGGAGAATCGACACCACCATCACCGGTCTTCGATACTGAAGAGACAGGGAAAGAAGTTTACCCGAGACGTGCAGGCAATGATACGCCTATCTCTCGAGCTTCATCCATATCCTCATCGGAGCCGGAGCTGGGGCCGCTCAGATCTGCGGAAGCATCAACAGCCCACGCGATATCATCAGATCTTTCAAAATATCCTCGTCTTGATAAACGGTCACAAGACGAGGTCGTCTCAAAGTACCGCCAGCTCGATGAAAAATTGCGATCCGAAGGACTCTACCAGTGCCCATATGGCTCCTACGCTGTCGAATTTGTCCGATACTCGATTCTTTTCGTTCTCTTCTTGACATTTCTTCACTATTCCTATTACACTCTTTCGGCCGTTTTCCTCGGATTACTCTGGCACCTGCTTGCATTCACCGTTCACGACGCCGGTCATTTAAGCATAACCCATGGATTCCACACGGACAGCTGCATCGGGATTTTCGTTGCAGATTTCCTTGGTGGTCTTTCAGTCGGTTGGTGGAAGCGGAATCACAACGTGCATCACATAGCAACCAACTCGCCCGAGCACGATCCGGACATCCAGCACGTGCCATTTTTCGCCATCTCTCCTcgattcttttcttctctgcgCTCGAGCTACTACGACCGCGATATGAAATTCGATGCTATAGCACGGTTTTTTGTTAAGCACCAGCATTACCTCTACTATCCCATACTTTTAATGGGTCGTTTCAACCTGTACCGCCTAGCATGGTCATACCTACTAGATCCGGCGCAAGCACCCCGCAAAGGCTCAGCATGGTGGCATCGCTATCTTGAAATGACCGGCCAGGTGTTTTTCTGGTATTGGTTCGGCTACCGGACGCTATACCTCTCGATCCCGACGTGGTCGTCCCGCATCGCGTTTCTGCTCATCTCGCATATGGTCACCGCCCCGTTGCACGTACAACTCACGCTCAGCCACTTCGCCATGTCAAGCGCCGATGTGGGCATCCACGAGTCGTTTGCTCAGAAGATGGTGCGGACGACGATGGATGTCGATTGCCCGCCCTGGTTGGACTTTGTGCATGGCGGTCTCCAATTCCAAGTCGTGCACCATTTGTTCCCTCGTCTCCCGAGACATAACTTGCGCCGGGCGCAGAAGTACGTGAAGGAGTTCTGCGATGACGTCGGAATTCCGTACGTAATATTTGGTTTTACGCAGGGGAACAAGGAAGTCATTAGCAGACTGGGCGAGGTCGCCAGACAATTGAGGGTGTTGGACGAATGCAGAAAAGTTGCTGCGAAGAATTTGATTGAGGGTCGCCACGGTCATTAA
- a CDS encoding uncharacterized protein (antiSMASH:Cluster_1.1~EggNog:ENOG410PFIR~COG:S~BUSCO:4425at33183) — protein METTRSHSKDGSPMDTSFPAFLHEDPCLYMSPEQFEQYISKLLPGPTRADSQQEATETPEVNQHHPTKPTTQNDADTSGDTFIDALDKTIARHKRIDSAELAPNNRALTDNFGVTFASTESSLVDLFHSLDGEWTETKQKELESLLDSSWKEDSLACLKIIWNARSIHLGKGNRHVFYIAMGWLKENHPRTLLANLQWLFRPVIEKDAKPSTDRETATVGKVGSTLDDYDVVRGVSHGYWKDLLNLLALSASGSLDMTDPRKLLQTRFCVGYRLRKRKVQKEKPSGWQELSSEEKIKRSLERDQSVSREAKERRHAGENERHQRIMERLSNDPFHRALHMTVARLFSEKLQKDIELLRTGTKEQQKELSLCGKWAPSLQKFHDKHTRIATTIAEILFPRDKVAHPDDNREMYLKRAREQYRFWTTSKLRKALQCVECDISANTLSNINYGRVPSLAMDQYKKLFIKKDGERFGQYLVKVAEGKAKISGAILAPGSLVLQAKKYSSAGDSIKQSVVDLQWRTLVQRIKDCGSLTHSIAVSDVSGSMLQKTDDGKCTLMDTAIGLGLIVSETTEPPFGGKVITFSRDPQVLNIGGANDSRTFSEQVTALQRSEWGFNTDFLKVFKLILDIAVSSKVKSEDMVKRLFVFSDMQFDAARYTSDNWDTHHQIITKDFAAAGYEPPELVYWNLNGSDIRNVPVTKDMPGTALVSGNSQAMLKVFLETGSMDGQEEEEGVKEQIIQEEAKEDEDWDVVKKEKKMMTPYSLMMKAIGNKAFDMLTVVD, from the coding sequence ATGGAAACTACTCGAAGCCACTCTAAAGATGGCAGCCCTATGGACACCAGTTTTCCTGCGTTTCTGCATGAGGATCCATGTCTCTACATGAGCCCAGAGCAGTTTGAACAGTACATCTCCAAGCTCCTTCCAGGCCCAACTAGAGCCGATTCCCAGCAGGAAGCAACGGAGACTCCAGAGGTCAACCAGCATCACCCTACGAAACCAACCACGCAGAATGACGCCGATACCAGCGGAGATACATTCATCGATGCGCTGGACAAGACAATAGCTCGACATAAACGGATCGATTCGGCGGAACTCGCCCCAAATAACCGCGCCCTCACAGACAACTTTGGCGTAACTTTTGCTTCGACGGAGTCGTCTTTGGTTGATCTGTTCCATAGCCTGGATGGAGAGTGGACAGAAACTAAACAAAAGGAACTCGAGTCTCTATTGGATTCTTCGTGGAAGGAAGATTCGCTGGCATGTCTGAAAATTATCTGGAATGCCCGCAGTATCCATCTTGGAAAAGGCAATCGACACGTCTTCTACATCGCTATGGGCTGGCTAAAGGAGAACCACCCACGAACCCTCCTGGCCAATCTACAATGGCTGTTCCGTCCCGTCATCGAAAAGGACGCCAAGCCCTCCACAGATAGGGAGACAGCGACAGTGGGAAAAGTCGGCTCCACACTCGACGACTACGACGTTGTCCGCGGCGTGTCTCATGGTTACTGGAAGGACCTCTTGAACCTCCTTGCTCTCTCCGCCAGTGGAAGCCTGGACATGACTGATCCTCGCAAGCTGCTTCAAACTAGGTTCTGCGTTGGATATCGTCTGCGGAAGCGAAAGGTGCAGAAGGAGAAACCGAGTGGATGGCAGGAATTGTCGTCGgaagaaaagatcaagagATCCTTAGAACGAGATCAGAGTGTCAGCAGAGAAGCAAAAGAGCGCCGGCACGCTGGAGAGAACGAGCGCCACCAGCGAATTATGGAACGGCTGTCAAACGACCCGTTCCACCGGGCACTGCACATGACCGTAGCACGCCTATTTTCCGAAAAGCTCCAGAAGGATATAGAACTGCTTCGAACTGGAACAAAAGAACAGCAAAAGGAACTTTCCCTCTGCGGGAAATGGGCTCCGTCATTGCAAAAGTTTCACGACAAGCACACCCGCATAGCGACAACGATTGCGGAGATTTTGTTTCCGCGGGACAAGGTTGCTCATCCGGACGACAATCGAGAAATGTACCTGAAACGGGCGCGCGAGCAGTACCGCTTCTGGACCACGTCCAAGTTGCGCAAGGCTCTACAGTGTGTCGAGTGCGATATCTCTGCAAACACGCTCTCAAATATCAATTACGGTCGCGTTCCATCTCTCGCCATGGACCAGTACAAGAAACTTTTCATTAAGAAAGACGGCGAGCGATTCGGACAATATCTTGTCAAAGTAGCGGAGGGAAAGGCGAAAATATCAGGAGCAATTCTTGCGCCGGGTTCTTTGGTATTACAGGCTAAAAAATATTCTTCCGCTGGAGATTCCATCAAGCAAAGTGTGGTTGACTTGCAGTGGAGGACCTTAGTCCAACGTATCAAGGACTGTGGTTCATTGACTCACTCCATCGCAGTTTCCGATGTGAGCGGATCAATGTTGCAAAAGACCGACGACGGGAAATGTACTCTGATGGATACCGCAATTGGCCTGGGCCTCATCGTTTCAGAGACCACAGAGCCCCCTTTCGGCGGGAAGGTGATAACCTTTTCTAGAGACCCTCAGGTATTGAATATCGGGGGCGCAAATGATTCGCGCACATTTTCAGAGCAAGTCACTGCCTTACAACGCTCTGAGTGGGGATTCAATACCGATTTCCTCAAGGTGTTCAAACTCATTCTGGACATCGCCGTGTCGAGTAAGGTCAAGTcagaagatatggtcaagaGGCTTTTTGTTTTCAGCGACATGCAGTTTGACGCTGCCAGATATACATCTGACAATTGGGATACTCACCATCAAATTATTACAAAGGACTTCGCTGCCGCCGGATATGAGCCACCGGAGCTGGTTTATTGGAATCTGAATGGTTCTGATATTCGCAATGTTCCTGTCACAAAAGACATGCCTGGTACTGCTCTTGTGAGCGGGAATAGTCAGGCAATGCTGAAAGTATTCTTGGAGACTGGTTCAATGGATGGccaagaggaagaagagggggTAAAAGAGCAGATTATTCAAGAAGAGGCtaaggaggatgaagattGGGATGTAgtgaagaaagagaagaagatgatgactcCGTATTCACTCATGATGAAGGCAATTGGGAACAAAGCATTTGATATGCTGACTGTGGTTGACTGA
- a CDS encoding uncharacterized protein (SECRETED:SignalP(1-18)~antiSMASH:Cluster_1.1~EggNog:ENOG410Z5FV), with product MLFKPALLLTGLVAASRALEFGAASHQQNNPLTRRTTQCKEVEEPDCEKSCGPGYKTCVKPNMCFNPSAGETCCENGTFCPAGSYCSDAGCCPNNMKLEDCMSAVTRTLIHQEQSSTEEPTTTSTTSTTSTSTTTNTVTSYVPPQPTEAPEPTTPSTTPRVTNPTSATGSGSWPSSTAGNNATVTTPSEPPQQTDNAAVRVEGASLALGLGLVAVLAALI from the exons ATGTTGTTCAAGCCCGCTCTTCTCCTGACCGGCCTGGTCGCTGCCTCCCGCGCGCTGGAATTTGGCGCCGCGTCCCACCAGCAAAACAACCCCCTGACGCGACGCACCACCCAGTGCAAGGAGGTCGAGGAGCCAGACTGCGAGAAGTCCTGCGGCCCGGGGTACAAGACCTGCGTGAAACCCAACATGTGCTTTAACCCCAGCGCGGGAGAAACTTGCTGCGAGAATGGAA CTTTCTGCCCTGCGGGATCCTACTGCTCTGATGCCGGCTGCTGCCCAAACAACATGAAGCTCGAAGATTGCATGTCCGCCGTGACTCGCACCCTCATCCACCAGGAGCAATCCTCCACCGAAGAgcccaccaccaccagcacGACCAGCACCACATCCACATCCACGACCACAAATACCGTCACTTCCTATGTCCCGCCCCAGCCAACCGAAGCGCCCGAGCCGACAACGCCTTCGACCACCCCACGCGTCACCAACCCCACCAGCGCAACCGGATCCGGCTCCTGGCCCAGCTCGACAGCAGGAAACAATGCAACCGTCACCACACCCTCCGAGCCCCCGCAGCAGACGGATAATGCTGCCGTACGTGTGGAAGGCGCTTCTTTAGCTCTCGGACTAGGTCTCGTTGCCGTCTTGGCTGCTCTCATTTAA
- a CDS encoding uncharacterized protein (antiSMASH:Cluster_1.1~EggNog:ENOG410PIST~COG:S): MAELETTKQTAPEQKTGQKPEQEAEKQQQAENDKKLAGRMADCIQQSLDKIQPILNMITGAIETEERKPEPERNEEKLVDTIKPLLEQGGQILQEANGAIRALDPDGRIAANAKHKTAAREASPEEHWLAELLKELTSHVSQTIDGAKKKVAGMPHAKEELNPLWGLLAEPLGQILAAVGLLLSGVLGLVGRLLNALGLGGLVDGLLGSLGLKNVLQGLGLGSLTEALTGK; encoded by the exons ATGGCCGAACTCGAGACCACCAAGCAGACCGCACCGGAGCAGAAAACGGGACAGAAGCCAGAGCAAGAAGCTGAAAAGCAGCAACAGGCTGAGAATGACAAGAAACTCGCGGGTAGGATGGCCGATTGCATCCAACAATCGCTCGACAAAATCCAGCCTATCTTGAATATGATCACAGGC GCCATCGAAACCGAAGAACGAAAGCCCGAACCAGAGCGCAACGAGGAGAAGCTCGTCGACACCATCAAGCCTCTCCTCGAGCAGGGCGGACAGATCCTCCAAGAAGCCAACGGCGCCATCCGCGCTCTTGACCCTGACGGACGGATTGCAGCTAACGCGAAACACAAGACTGCAGCACGAGAGGCATCGCCGGAGGAGCACTGGTTGGCAGAGTTACTGAAGGAGTTGACAAGTCATGTTAGCCAGACGATTGACGGGGCGAAAAAGAAGGTTGCTGGTATGCCGCATGCAAAGGAGGAGTTGAATCCATTGTGGGGGCTGTTGGCCG AGCCATTGGGGCAGATTCTCGCTGCTGTTGGACTGCTGCTTAGCGGTGTTTTGGGGCTTGTTGGACGATTG CTCAATGCCCTTGGTCTGGGCGGTCTGGTCGACGGCCTTCTCGGTAGCCTGGGTCTCAAAAACGTCTTACAAGGCCTGGGGCTGGGATCGCTCACGGAGGCGTTGACGGGCAAGTAA
- a CDS encoding uncharacterized protein (antiSMASH:Cluster_1.1~EggNog:ENOG410Q5BF), translated as MESHIDQPAPPAESTKPNRKPRNRKKNKQNKPPQDSAPCDATQYYATDVKDQSPEPTTVPPPDTPSTAPPAYTSTPAPASVPASLPSESVHGNRVPSPTTRSNASFESADSTGRRRRKPRGGRKRRSKALMVQDEGWAEEMDRQERGEQPSVKGSGKRRLGNEQEGGDGDGEGEGVVQRDLSEDLFGKDAFEDQEQEMDQTNGVVVAGGVESRREFPMDEKEEEEEEEQQEEEDERKQQRPSISKEKKPFETGLKAFSIRKASSSKDHKPISIKTVGGAPESVPTAKKKAKKEKKKEKKKAKQQATGAEGEALPTETAEVEDEDEENPATQEPSSSEREVRIKLDLNLEIEVLLRTKIKGEIMITFLQ; from the exons ATGGAGAGCCATATAGACCAGCCCGCTCCCCCAGCAGAGAGCACAAAACCGAATCGCAAGCCCAGAAATCGcaagaagaacaagcaaAACAAACCTCCCCAAGATTCCGCGCCTTGCGATGCCACACAGTACTACGCCACCGATGTAAAAGACCAGAGCCCCGAACCTACGACCGTTCCGCCTCCCGATACGCCGTCTACCGCACCGCCTGCCTATACATCTACTCCCGCACCGGCTTCTGTTCCTGCCTCGCTCCCGTCCGAGTCCGTGCACGGGAATAGAGTCCCCTCTCCGACGACTCGATCGAATGCTTCCTTTGAATCTGCTGATTCCACAGGCCGTCGACGGCGGAAGCCGCGCGGGGGGCGAAAACGGCGGAGTAAAGCGCTCATGGTGCAGGATGAAGGATGGGCGGAGGAAATGGACAGGCAAGAGCGCGGAGAGCAGCCGTCTGTAAAAGGTAGCGGGAAGAGGAGGCTTGGGAACGAGCAGGAGGGTGGTGACGGTGATGGTGAGGGTGAGGGGGTGGTGCAGAGGGATTTGAGTGAGGATTTGTTTGGCAAGGATGCGTTCGAAGACCAGGAGCAGGAGATGGATCAGACGAATGGGGTTGTTGTTGCTGGAGGTGTGGAGAGTCGACGGGAATTTCCGATGGacgaaaaggaagaagaagaggaggaggagcagcaggaggaggaggatgaaagaAAGCAACAGCGGCCGTCGATatccaaagaaaaaaaaccgTTTGAAACCGGGTTGAAGGCATTCAGTATTCGCAAAGCGTCCTCATCCAAGGATCATAAACCTATCAGTATCAAGACTGTTGGTGGTGCGCCCGAGAGCGTTCCAACCGCCAAAAAGAAGGccaagaaggagaagaaaaaggagaaaaagaaggctAAGCAGCAAGCCACCGGAGCTGAGGGCGAGGCGTTGCCGACTGAAACAGCCGAGGTCGAAGACGAGGACGAAGAGAATCCTGCCACGCAAGAACCGTCATCGAGTGAGAGAGAAGTGCGCATAAAGCTTGATCTAAACCTCGAGATAGAGGTGCTGTTACGGACGAAGATTAAGGGAGAGATTATGATTACGTTCTT GCAATGA
- the SUB4 gene encoding Secreted subtilisin-like serine protease sub4 (SECRETED:SignalP(1-19)~EggNog:ENOG410PGE1~COG:O~MEROPS:MER0005078), which produces MVSMKFLSTVFAAITAANAAEILSVPNTQDVIPDSYIVVMKDEVATSDLEAHVTWVRNHHHSGHVRRNGTLTGLKTTFDISGFRGYLGAFDHDTLDEILADDKVKFVEPNRIMRIQGTQTQRGAPWGLARLSSSRPGGSDYVYDDRAGEGVIIYGVDTGIDVNHPDFEGRATWGINTIDQDNTDGNGHGTHTAGTFAGARFGVAKKATIVGVKVLDAQGSGSNSAIMEGISWSVDHARKNNALGRAVMNLSLGGSFSQAVNDAAERAVRAGVFLAVAAGNDNQDASNYSPASAPNVCTVGATDRMDVRATFSNFGSVLDIFAPGVDVESTMPGGGTQMMSGTSMAAPHIAGLGAYLMSTENLQPSQVCDRIKQLASNSVRNPGNGSTSKLANNGIGQ; this is translated from the exons ATGGTTTCCATGAAGTTTTTGTCCACCGTCTTTGCAGCGATTACCGCTGCCAACGCTGCAGAGATCCTCAGCGTCCCAAATACCCAAGATGTCATCCCAGACTCCTACATCGTCGTCATGAAAGATGAGGTAGCCACATCCGATCTCGAAGCCCACGTCACCTGGGTACGCAACCACCACCATAGCGGGCACGTTCGACGAAACGGGACCCTCACCGGCTTGAAAACGACCTTCGACATCAGCGGGTTCAGGGGCTATCTCGGCGCCTTCGACCATGACACTCTCGACGAGATCCTCGCGGACGACAAG GTTAAATTCGTCGAGCCTAACCGGATCATGAGGATCCAAGGAACGCAAACGCAGCGCGGTGCTCCTTGGGGTCTGGCACGACTTTCCTCCAGTCGACCCGGAGGCAGTGACTATGTCTACGATGACAGAGCCGGCGAGGGAGTGATTATTTACGGAGTCGATACTGGTATTGACGTTAACCACCCTGACTTCGAGGGTCGTGCGACGTGGGGTATCAACACCATTGACCAAGATAACACGGATGGCAATGGCCATGGAACTCACACTGCTGGAACCTTTGCCGGAGCTAGATTCGGTGTTGCAAAGAAGGCCACCATTGTCGGTGTCAAGGTTCTCGATGCTCAGGGATCTGGCAGCAACTCTGCTATCATGGAGGGCATCAGCTGGTCTGTCGACCACGCCAGGAAGAACAACGCCCTTGGCCGTGCTGTGATGAACTTGAGCTTGGGAGGTAGCTTTTCCCAGGCAGTCAACGATGCTGCCGAGAGAGCTGTTCGCGCAGGTGTTTTCCTTGCTGTCGCCGCCGGCAATGACAAC CAAGACGCCTCTAACTACTCTCCCGCTTCCGCCCCTAATGTCTGCACCGTTGGAGCTACCGACAGAATGGATGTCCGGGCAACTTTCTCCAACTTTGGCTCAGTCC TTGACATCTTCGCCCCTGGTGTTGACGTCGAATCCACCATGCCCGGTGGCGGCACTCAGATGATGTCGGGCACCTCTATGGCTGCTCCTCACATCGCCGGCTTGGGCGCCTACCTCATGAGCACCGAGAACCTCCAGCCAAGCCAGGTCTGCGACCGCATCAAGCAGCTCGCCAGCAACTCTGTCCGCAACCCTGGCAATGGATCCACCAGCAAGCTCGCTAACAACGGCATCGGCCAATAA
- a CDS encoding uncharacterized protein (EggNog:ENOG410PZI3) yields MSNLPDQKNEPYEVQSEAEPDDDQPQRQRQRQPNRNASVQQAPQQAPVQQQQPAPYAYAVDQQLAQTGQRRGAIRESRIKDRPQPKETRDSSLKVKIELDLEVEVDLYARVKGDVTIGLL; encoded by the exons ATGTCCAACCT CCCTGATCAAAAGAACGAGCCCTACGAGGTGCAATCCGAGGCAGAACCCGATGACGATCAACCTCAACGCCAACGCCAACGGCAACCCAATCGCAATGCTTCCGTGCAGCAAGCTCCCCAACAAGCTCCTGTTCAACAACAGCAACCTGCACCATATGCATATGCCGTAGATCAACAGCTCGCTCAAACCGGCCAACGACGAGGCGCGATCCGAGAGTCACGCATAAAGGACCGCCCGCAACCGAAGGAGACTCGAGACAGTAGCTTGAAGGTCAAGATCGAGCTCGATCTCGAGGTCGAGGTTGACTTGTATGCACGGGTGAAGGGTGATGTGACCATCGGACTACTGTGA
- a CDS encoding uncharacterized protein (EggNog:ENOG410PIEN~COG:S~TransMembrane:5 (i38-67o87-106i178-202o214-234i268-293o)~BUSCO:9091at33183) yields MSNFEPNAILRGAQLTLVGAHRALQNPELFTSEHYRQAALAVVAGIAIRLIVSIPIAAVRLTIWMASWIIDLQSVTWDDTLINGLDFIARYVLQVPFLLMTLMRYITPTLDNVFMESIKWVDSTYVQKHKSDDPAGLRAMYYPNLVMYSNKRKKQIGDVASSLRSFFTRYGRRTGISLAVYLLSLLPVVGRFVIPLASFYTFNKAVGPVPATVIFGSGLVLPKRYLVVFLQSYFASRSLMRELLEPYFSRVKFTKQQRRKWFLDREGVLFGFALGFYTMIKIPLIGVLIYGLAEASTAYLVTKITDPPPPPADSEGFVESQIQWTNKHRFLRLPLGSLDQYNVPPDDENEKNKQEMPQKKFS; encoded by the exons ATGTCCAACTTCGAGCCAAATGCCATCCTTCGGGGTGCTCAGCTCACTCTTGTGGGAG CCCACAGAGCCCTTCAGAATCCGGAGCTGTTTACATCAGAACATTACCGACAGGCTGCCCTGGCTGTTGTTGCCGGCATTGCGATCCGCCTGATCGTTTCTATCCCG ATTGCTGCTGTTAGGTTGACTATATGGATGGCCTCCTGGATAATCGACCTCCAGTCAGTCACTTGGGATGACACGCTGATCAATGGGCTCGACTTTATCGCCAGATATGTCCTACAAGTCCCATTTCTGCTTATGACTCTGATGCGATACATCACACCGACGCTGGATAACGT CTTCATGGAGTCTATAAAGTGGGTTGATTCAACATACGTCCAAAAACACAAATCCGACGACCCTGCGGGCTTACGTGCAATGTACTATCCCAATCTGGTCATGTACTCAAACAAACGTAAAAAGCAGATTGGGGATGTTGCAAGCTCTCTACGGTCCTTTTTTACCCGGTACGGGCGAAGAACTGGCATATCTCTTGCTGTCTATCTGCTCTCTTTATTGCCAGTGGTTGGGCGGTTCGTGATTCCTTTGGCCAGTTTTTACACCTTCAACAAGGCTGTGGGACCCGTTCCGGCCACTGTTATTTTTGGATCTGGGCTTGTCCTCCCAAAACGATATCTAGTCGTGTTCCTACAGAGCTACTTCGCATCACGCAGTTTGATGAGAGAACTG CTGGAACCATATTTCTCTCGCGTAAAATTCACCAAACAGCAACGACGCAAATGGTTTTTAGACCGCGAGGGAGTCTTATTCGGATTTGCACTTGGGTTTTATACCATGATCAAAATCCCATTGATCGGTGTCCTCATCTATGGGTTGGCTGAGGCATCAACTGCATACCTGGTCACCAAAATTACAGACCCTCCTCCGCCGCCGGCTGATTCTGAGGGGTTTGTAGAGAGCCAAATCCAATGGACCAATAAACATAGGTTTTTGAGGCTACCACTTGGCTCACTGGATCAGTACAATGTCCCACCGGATGACGAAAACGAAAAgaataaacaagaaatgcCGCAGAAGAAGTTCAGCTAG